In the genome of Zea mays subsp. mays mitochondrion, complete genome, the window CTTGATTTTCTAAGAACTAAGACTGGCGAAGGGAAAGGATGGTAAAGATATTGAAGTACTCACCAAAAACTAGGATGAACCGACAGCTTCGAAAAAAGAAGAAGATTAACTTCCCCTACTACTTACTACTCGACGATTCGACCATTCATGGTTGGTGTGGCTCCTATTCCTCGATATGCCGGACCTTCTTCTACACTACCACAAGTTCGTAGCTTGCAAACTCCCGATTTGCCCATTATTTAATCGCGCCTTTGCTTTGAAAAAAGGTGCTTTCACCACAGCACAGACATGCCAGTAACTGACGAATTGGATGCTCCAGCAGTAGTTCCAGTTCCGAAGGGAAAAAAAAAGGGAAAGTCCCGCTTGTCAACCATGCCTGAGCCCAAAGGAAAAGCAGTACCAATCCGCTTCAAAGCTTCAGTCCTAGCTAGCCTATCTTCGACGTCAGAACCAATTTCTTCAATTCAAAAGCTTTCTTCAGCTCGCCCTTGTGCTTACGCCAGCCTTTGTTCACTTGTCTCGGGCTTACTTCTAGACTTGGATGGACTTCGATCTTCATCTTTAGTAATACCTAACGTTGCTAGGGTCTTCCATGCTTATAAAGTATTACTAAAAAGAATCTTTTTTCCTAGTGTTTAACTTTTTCTCATTCTATTTATACAACCCATTTTCCTTGATACTGGAATCGAGCTACTTCCATTTTTTTAGGTAAAGATCAGGCGGGAAAGCTTACACCACCCATATTCTTCTTTATGTGGCTGACCTATTTGTTCACTTTTCACAAATCATGTAGCAATTTCGAAAGAGAGATCAGGATCAGAGCAAAGAAGCTGCGAAATGAGGGGAGGAGACTCTGCCTCCATAGTATAAGTTGCTATCCACTTATGCTTGGTTTGTGCTTTACCACGAAATCTTGCCTCTCACCATCATGAAAGACAGATGATGATGTCGATTTCTTACTGTCGAGACAGCCTGTCCGAATCCAAATCATTCGACTTCCTCCTTTGCAGTGGCGAGGTCGTTGATTCCTATAAATCAAGATGTTTTGTTGCCTGCTTCTTTTTATGGGCCTTCTCTCTTGGATGGTATTATCCACTTGGTATATTGTGAAAGTCTCTACAAAGACGAAAGGGCCCCATGCCTTCTTTGAAAACGATATCCCTCTTCAACGCTTCCACTAGCCCTAGACTCGGAATACTCTGCTTAAGAGATCCCCCTCTCCGGCCAGAGAGGATTTGAGTACAACATTGATTGCGGAAGATCTTTGTTCCTATTATTTTTAAGCCTAACTAGGCGCGCAGCGGTGAGTGCGAGCTGCTTTCCAGAAATGCTGGAAAAGAGCCAGTAACGCTATCAGTGAATAGAGCTGGTGTAAAGTCCAGCTAAAGTACCATACAGCCCCACAGGTAAAGAGTATGAGTGGAGGGAAGTGTTCTGCTCTTACAGGTACTACGGAACTAGTTCCAAAGAACTGCTAGTGAGGAATGAAAGAGTTTCTAGTGATAGGTGCTGCTATGAGTTAGCATAGCCCCAAAGAAAGTAGTCTGCGATCCCCTTCGAAGTAAGTGAAAGGGCGGAGCGAGCAAACCGGATAGCCCCACAGAGTATCGGCGACGATTTCCCGCATACACCGAATTCAACCGGGATTCAATTTGGAGAAGAATTCAGCATAGAAGCGACTTTGATCTTCGACGACCGAGGCCGTTGGAAGTGCATGAAATAAGAGAAGCGAGCAAGTATTGTGAATATAAAGAAAGTCCGGGTCACACCCAACCCAAATAGAGTGCTTGCAACTCAAAGATGAGCTCGAAAGAAGAGCCCGGCTGGGGAAGTTATATCAGTTCATAAAAAAGTATGTGAATGGCAAGGGAACAGGAAGGCTGGATGAAAGAGGCCTGAAGGACCCCCGCAGTGGAAATAGGGACCCCGGGACAAGGTAGGCCGAATAATAAGGTAAGGGAAGGAAAGGAGACGAACAATATCCATAGAGCCCCCCTATAATTCACGTAATCGCTGGGGGATAGCGTCGGGAGGGGACACGAACAAAGGACGGCGACAGTATAGCACCAAAATGAAGTTCCCGATCATCCTTCAGGTCGACAAGAAAAGGCCAAGGGAAGGTAGCGTGATCAGCTTTTCGGATCAAGATTCTGAGGGCATACAGCGACCTCATGATGATGCGATAGTTCTTGTCCTGAAAATAGGAGGAAACAGAGTCAAACGTGTTTTGGTTGATACAGGGAGTTCGGCGGATATATTATACAAACGAGCATTCGATCAAATGAACCTAGAGCTGCGTCATCTAGGTCAGGTACGAACACCCCTAGTGGGATTCACTGGAGATACTCTGCAACCGTTAGGCAAAATTCCCCTAAGGGTCGAGTTCGGCCCGGTCTTCGGCAATGATAGACTTTCTGGTAGTTGACGCTCCTTCGGCGTATAATGCGATTCTGGGACGAGGAACGTTGAATGCGATAGGGGCGGTAGTATCTACATCCCATCTGATGATGAAATTGATCCCAACGGAAGCAGGAGTGGGAGTAGAGTCCGGTCACCATAAAATGGCGAGGGAATGTTATTTGATGTCTCTGAAGGGGAAGAAGGGGCATGTGGCAGCAGTTGAGAAGGAAGAGGTGATATAAGAGGATCCATGGGACGAACCAAGAGAAGGCGAAAAGGTAAACCGTTAGACCCCCGAAGCCAAGCAGAAGGAAAAGAAAATGAGTGAGCCGACTGAAGAAGTGGAAAAGTGGGAGCCGGGAAAATTCCTAAACATTGATTGCGGTGCGGGTAGAAGAAGGGAAAGGCAGATGAGTGTGAGGGAGCCCTTTTCACCATTATTAATGAATTTTTTTCCATTAGACCTAGCTCTTGAAAAAGCAATGGAACATGCAAATGGGCAGCAACTCTTCTTTTACGCTAGGTATGCCGGTGATCTAGTGTTTAAGGTTTTGGATTTAGGACCTAGATGTCATCGAATGAATGCTCGGTATACTTGCTTTCAGAAGGAAGCTAATCTGAACACTGAATCCAGAAGAAAGAAGCTTTTCTATTTTGAGAGATGAATTCAAAGAGAGAAGGTTGTAGAAGGTAAGTAATCCGATGCGCGTTCAAATCCAACAAGAACGTCTAATGAAATGACGGAAGATGCATATTATTCTCTCGTAGCTGGGGCTAAGAACGATCCTCTTATCCAACTTT includes:
- the orf116-b gene encoding hypothetical protein, with amino-acid sequence MPVTDELDAPAVVPVPKGKKKGKSRLSTMPEPKGKAVPIRFKASVLASLSSTSEPISSIQKLSSARPCAYASLCSLVSGLLLDLDGLRSSSLVIPNVARVFHAYKVLLKRIFFPSV
- the orf114-a gene encoding hypothetical protein; this translates as MSEPTEEVEKWEPGKFLNIDCGAGRRRERQMSVREPFSPLLMNFFPLDLALEKAMEHANGQQLFFYARYAGDLVFKVLDLGPRCHRMNARYTCFQKEANLNTESRRKKLFYFER
- the orf117-a gene encoding hypothetical protein; its protein translation is MKFPIILQVDKKRPREGSVISFSDQDSEGIQRPHDDAIVLVLKIGGNRVKRVLVDTGSSADILYKRAFDQMNLELRHLGQVRTPLVGFTGDTLQPLGKIPLRVEFGPVFGNDRLSGS
- the orf122 gene encoding hypothetical protein, which codes for MEKNSLIMVKRAPSHSSAFPFFYPHRNQCLGIFPAPTFPLLQSAHSFSFPSAWLRGSNGLPFRLLLVRPMDPLISPLPSQLLPHAPSSPSETSNNIPSPFYGDRTLLPLLLPLGSISSSDGM